The window ttgtgGAAATGCTCACTGAATTGGATATAATCTTTCTGATACTGTCAACAGCAGAATTCATAATTGGAATGTTGGGGAATATGTTCATTGGACTGGTAAACTGCTCTGAATGGGTCAAGAACCAAAACATCTCTTTAGCTGACTTCCTCTTCACCTGCTTGGCTATCTCCAGAATCAGTCAGCTGTCTGTATTGTTGTTTGAATCCTTTACAATGGCACTGTCTCTATATTTACATTTCAGTTATAAACTAGCGAAATCTATTACTTTGCTTTGGAGAATAACTAATCACTTGACTACCTGGCTTGCTACCTGCCTAAGCATTTTTTACCTCCTTAAGATAGCTCATTTCTCCAACTCCCTTTTCCTCTGGCTGAAGTTGAGAATGAACAGAGTGTTTCTCATGattcttgtattttctttgttctgtctgATTCTAGACTTTCTATTGCTAGAAGCATTTAATGATCTCTTCTTAAAAGTCTGTATAATAGATGAGTATAATATGACGATATATATAGATGAGAGGAAAACCCTCTTTGTTGAAACCCTGACTCTTCTTAGCTTAACCTATTTACTACCTGTTGTTTTGTCTCTGACCTCATTGCTCCTTTTATTTCTGTCCTTGGTAAGACACATCAGAAATTTGCAGCTCAACAACATGAGTTCAAGGGACTCCAGCACAGAGGCCCATAAAAGGGCCATAAAAATGGTGatgtctttcctcttcctcttcctagtTCATTGTTTTTCCACACAGGTGACAAGTTggatatttcttatattttggaACAACAAGTTTGCAAAGTTTGTCACGTTAGCAGCATATGTCTTTCCCTCAGGACACTCTTTTATCTTGATTCTGGGAAACAGCAAGCTAAGACAGAAAGCTTTGAAGTTACTGTGGCATCTTAAAAGCGCcttgaaaagagaaaatctgtTACAGCTTTACAGATAGACTTTCCAGAGCCTTTTCAAAGATACTAATAACTGAAGGAGGAAATTTTGAGGATTGATTTTCActtctacagttttatttttttactgggtTCCTTTAAGTATTGTTGAGCATAACTGAATTTTGCTTTCTAACAGGTTGCTTTTGTTGATAATTTGCACATGGTCGgccaatataattttaaaagcaattgtttttgtttaaaacattGGTTACCAATATTCTTTCAAAGATAATCTgaatgatttaattttatctgCAAAAGATGTATGTAATTGAAACTCATGTGGGGGGAGAGGCATGTAGTTCTTTAGAAATCAGGATGAATTACAAGTCTGACGAGGCAGAGATCTATAAAATGTTGATAGAAAAGTTAATTGAACAACTAAAGTCTTAGAGGGGAAAAACATGACCTCATGGCTTAAAGACCTAACATTTTCTTGAATGAAAAAGCATTGCATTGTTGTTCTTAAAGGCATTGTTAATAACAAGGGAATGAAATGTTTGAGAATAAACATAATATTTGCAGTgcaaaacataataaattatCTTTAACCAGAAATTGGAAACATACTTATAATGTCAATATTAATTGGAAACCCCCAATCATATACCTTTTGATGTATATAggcatttattaattttgttacattCCAGGACAGGCAATATGCATTTTTAGAGTGGCAGAAATTGATATTTCTACCATGTTAtgtaatagaattaaaaatatatagaagaattATTCCTTAAATCAAAATCACTCTCATATTGTTACTATAAAAAGATCATAATTACATTGAAAGCAAAATTTATAACAGAATATCATCTTTAGTGTAAATTTTGGACACAGATAATATATGTAGTGgtgtttttactgtaataatctaAATTTAGATAAGGTAGCTACCAATTGTAAATAAggttaagggaaagaaaatttgCTATAAACTTTTAAACATGATGGTATGGATTATAATATTGTACAGAGGCTATACATGTATAGAAAAcggaattctttaaaaatgaagaattattttttttagggTTTACTTTTGCTGTGTTCTTTAGATTgtgttaaagaaacaaaaagctgcAATTAAGTGGTGATAAATATGGAGGTTGTAAATTAATCTTGATGGAGCCATGGGCAAGAGCACAGCTCTAGGGCTGTTCCCTGGAGCTGGGACTGAGGTTTGAATTAACatccacccctgccccccatgtCCTCCCATCCCACATGTAGAAAACTAAACTGCAAGCACATTTAGTACTTCTGTACTTCTGTtgtattaataacaataatgatattaataatggttttaatgataagaaatatagtatgtattttactaagtaatttacattttacaaaataaaatgtacatatattattttggaCACTTACTTAGTATTTTACCAAAGATTATCATTGTAATTATCTTGCCTTGGTAAAAGGCAATATGCAAGCAAGTTGAATATGTTTAGATTTAGATATTGAGTTTGTtggatattttttcatatgaatgACTTAAAGGTAACCTTGTACTCCTTATAAGATGATAACCAAAAACATTATTTAGTTTTTAGTGTCACTAAACTTTTCTTCGGTAAGCAAGATGAAGTAATTGAGCTGACTTATGAGCAACCCTTGCTTCTAGTAAGTGTGTTTTagggataaatgaataaatgtctaactaggaGTAAGTCCATACTTATGCAGCAAACTTAAGGAGATGAGACTATAAGAAACAGGGcctatttttgacaaagaagtacAGCAATGGGCTAGAAAAAGCAGACCGAAACTTAGGTTGGGGTTATTGCAACTGATGTATTGCAGTCTGCATATTTGAACGGCAGATGAGATCAACCTCTGCACCTCTACTTTCTCCATAACAAGAGCCTTTGAGGGGGACTCAGCAGCAGCCAAGCCACAATCCAAGAGCCACTCCCAACACATGCATCGTTAGTCCCATACAACCTGGAGAGGAATGACTGACATGACTATATCCTACTCTGGGACTAAAGTGTTGGGGAGGGACAGAGATTATCACTGATTTCTTGTTAACTACTCCCTCTCACTCaccaaataaatgttcattttaagaaTCTGGGTGTAATCATTGTTTCTTTCAATTTGTCCACCCAGGTGATTTATAGGAGAGGAACAAATGACCTGTTGCAACTGCTGATATAATCATATCTCTGATCCCTAGACTAGTGCTGACGGCATCAGGTAAGACATAAACCAAGCACAGCAAGGCATGCTTTCTTGAACCCTAATGAGTACGTATATCAGATTGAAACCCATACCTATACCGATCTTTGAGAAAGAGGCATGCCAATTTTCCCCACAATCAGGTGGTTTATCTGCTCTCCATCAGTAGGTGGCTTCTCCTTGCATGATCTTGATTAGACTTCATCTCCTCTGAACCAGGGACATCCTGTAATGGGCATTTGCATCGTCACAGTCATTCTTAGTTTTCCCATTCAAGATACTGGATATGTTGTCTAGATTAGTAATCTATGAGGACTTTAAGACCAATCTTCACAAGAACAAATTGATCTGAAAAAATCTGATGAATTTGAGAAACATATAGGCAAACATTTTTGTCTCCTTGTATACCAAATCGGTGTCATAGACTATagctttttcaaattttactttttttttacatcaatATAAATGCAGCCTCAGAAGACTAAAGAAATGCTCaaccattttcattttaagcATGAAGCTCTAATGCATGTCGGTGTGGGGTTTGGTGTTATTAAGTTAGACTGGTTCTATCTTAGGTTTGTCATGAGGAAGAGCTAGTGGGATATGTTTGCCCTCTAAGcattttgaggggggaaaaaaagctagctcttaattttgaatattaaaggAGTATACTAAGTGAAACAAAAAACTTACAATGAAACATGAAAGGATGTTCATGGATAGCAGTGATTGAGCTGGGCCAATAAATATCCTCCATTGGTGAAAGATGAAATCTCTGTCCCTTGGAGCTATGGCCCTGGTCCCAGCTAATTGCTTCTGGGGTTAGGGAAAAGCCAAAGAAACAGTGAAGGTCTCTTTTACCTAAATAAACACAAAGGCCAATACTTTAATTTAGTGACCATCAAAGGAGTCGTTGCTAAGTTCAATATATAAAAGTTCCAAGTTGTGATTCAGAAAAGAATCAGGAGGCTATTTCTTGGTTTGCAAATCAATGGAAAAGTTTGCTGTTGGTAGGATCAGAGAGATCATCAGAGCTAGGGGAGCATTTGTTGCTGGCTTCCCTGAGACTATTGGGAAATCTAACCATGTGGGCTTGGGGAGGACAAAGACAATAGAAAGAGTCATAGGGAAAGTTTATGTATGTTATTTCACTGACGAtatcacagacacagagaggaaacaggaagaatTCATTCCAAAAAAGGTAGTATTAATGATAGAAGTTCATAAGCTCTTCACTTGATTTGCCTTTTTTTACATCACATAAGCAATCGTTTATCACTATGTATTTATCAGTATCACTTCAAAgttcaggatttttttaaatttaaattaggcCAATGTATTTTCGCACTCTTTTTTGGAGGAAATGTCATTCTTTCTACTACGAATTATAAAATCAATGTTCATAAATGTTCTGATTTTAATTATAGTCATCATAAGTTTAGACTAATTATTTTGGATTATCACTATAGcatatacataaatttaattaatggTTATCtgtccaaacatttttaaataatctcccttatatttatgtatacaatAACACTTTTTCATAACAAATGTATACCACAACTATTTTAAGAATGAAGCATGTTGAGACAGTTCAACCCAGGAACTGAGACAGATTGGtagttatgtaaattttaaaaagtgtgattATTAACTTGGACTTTGAATTCAATTCACAGCATATGGCAATTGTGATTTTTATACTTGTCATGACATCCTTTAGATCGAGTTTTTTCTTTAGTGTAATTATGAACTCAAGTACTCTTAAATGACTAAGTATCTGCTGGCTGACTTACTGCTTTCTGGCTTTTGTCAACTGCTAAAGCATGCCTACCGAAGAAGCCCTCTTCTCAGATAGCCTTCTCTACCATTTCAGTGATCTCTAGGACCTTCTTGCTTCCCTGCCACAAAATCTAGAGTTTTCTACCTATGCCAACTCCCGGGGCTGGAAGCAGTTCTCTTTCATGAAGAAATGTATGCAAGGCCCCACATCCTGGGTTCTAGACCTGCAAGTTTTTATGATTCTGTATGACTTCTGGTTAGAACCACAAAGACTAGGGAGCAGGGTTGGTTATTTCAGTGTTAGTATAGAAATTTTTCAAGAGTTCATACATACGTTGCAAACTTTCTTCTAGTTTTAAGGAgttactttcttttcttgcttttatactagtttcacagtcaagtttcattcattttctctttttctgtgctCCCAATAGGATTACCAACTAAGTTAGGAcgcattcatttaacaaatagctGTTGAGGGCTTACTATTTGCCAAGCCCTTCCTGTTCTAGGAATTAGAAATATATCAGTGGTCAACAATAAAACAGACCTTTCCCTCAGGGAGCTTAAGTGGTTCCTAAGGTAATTGGTGCCTAAGGTATAAGGCCCTAGTATAAGTGCCTAACATTCAGCTTTTGATTGCCCAGCATATATTTCAAAGACATCCATCAaagacatcaaaaacaaacattGTCAGCTGTAGGACACAATTACTAGTAAAACACCGAGATAAAAAGCCAGGCTGCTCCAACCCATGAAGTTCCCCATTCAGAAAGTCCTGGGTAACCCAGATAACTGACCAGCTGAGTGACCCCACTTTTCCCTTCCTGAGCCCTAATCCCccctcttatgttttaaattcaccgaaaaacaaaaacaaaaacaaaaacctgtgaaCACCTAGGCACCTCATCCTCAACCTCAATAAAGGCAGAACCACAGGTCTGTACTTTCTCTTTCTCAACCTTGTGTGGCCTTGGGTCTCCTGTGCACCCTATAGGACTTGTGAGCAATaaatcttgctttttttaaaaaaaacaaaaaaactttttctttaaaatgtgtttttccaggacccatcagctccaagtcaagtagttgttttaaccTAGTTGCAGAGGGCGTAGCTCAccatggcccatgtggggatcgaactgacaaccttgttaagagcaccgtgttctaatcaactgagctaactggctgccccacaTCTTGCTTTTTGAAGTTCCCTGGTTGTTGCTGAGGTGGGTCTCGCAATCAGAATAAGAACTGCAAGGGCTGACCCAGCTACAACATGGCCCTGGCGGGGAAATGTTCTCGTTATGTGGGGGCTTCCTCAAGTAGTAggagcccaggtgagtgcctCAGGCATGACAGCATCACTACGATAGGCTGAGACCCACAGGAAACAGGTTATTTGTCA of the Rhinolophus sinicus isolate RSC01 linkage group LG02, ASM3656204v1, whole genome shotgun sequence genome contains:
- the LOC109454262 gene encoding taste receptor type 2 member 42, with translation MLTELDIIFLILSTAEFIIGMLGNMFIGLVNCSEWVKNQNISLADFLFTCLAISRISQLSVLLFESFTMALSLYLHFSYKLAKSITLLWRITNHLTTWLATCLSIFYLLKIAHFSNSLFLWLKLRMNRVFLMILVFSLFCLILDFLLLEAFNDLFLKVCIIDEYNMTIYIDERKTLFVETLTLLSLTYLLPVVLSLTSLLLLFLSLVRHIRNLQLNNMSSRDSSTEAHKRAIKMVMSFLFLFLVHCFSTQVTSWIFLIFWNNKFAKFVTLAAYVFPSGHSFILILGNSKLRQKALKLLWHLKSALKRENLLQLYR